A single region of the Armatimonadota bacterium genome encodes:
- a CDS encoding tRNA (adenosine(37)-N6)-threonylcarbamoyltransferase complex ATPase subunit type 1 TsaE, with translation MSIVVHTHSAEQTRLLGAILAQVLQPGDVVWLRGELGAGKTTLAQGIARGLGVHEPVLSPTFTLIREHRGRLPFFHADAYRLEGAEQAADLGLQEYFERGGVFAIEWAEHIADALPEERLEVLLEGGLDEHRRITLTAHGERYTQRWKQLEETLASAGFRNDG, from the coding sequence ATGAGCATAGTGGTACACACCCATAGCGCCGAGCAAACACGCCTGCTCGGAGCAATACTTGCTCAGGTGTTGCAACCGGGAGATGTTGTGTGGTTGCGTGGAGAACTGGGCGCGGGGAAGACCACGCTGGCGCAGGGTATTGCGCGTGGATTGGGGGTTCACGAACCCGTGCTCAGCCCTACCTTTACTCTCATCCGCGAGCATCGGGGGCGGTTGCCTTTCTTCCACGCCGACGCTTATCGCCTGGAAGGCGCGGAGCAGGCAGCAGACCTTGGATTGCAGGAGTATTTCGAGCGGGGTGGGGTGTTCGCCATCGAGTGGGCAGAGCACATCGCCGATGCTTTGCCCGAGGAACGGCTGGAGGTGTTGCTGGAGGGCGGCTTGGATGAACACCGACGCATCACACTGACGGCGCACGGTGAGCGCTACACACAACGCTGGAAACAGCTGGAGGAGACCCTTGCGTCTGCTGGCTTTAGAAACGACGGGTGA
- the tatC gene encoding Sec-independent protein translocase protein TatC: MNSSATAEKTKQVPETEENELEDRPADLTEHLEELRTRIIRAFSGIFIGWVVGYVLFPVVYHVIASPLQEPLRAVHGQTVFLHFADPFFLRLKLSFVVGLIFAAPYVTYQIWAFVAPGLTRSERRVVKMFIPFSGVLFAMGVVLGYLLLPAAIRWFLSYLEDYGNATLLQNPLSYVLLAVKILLAFGLSFQLPIVLIILAKLGLVTSRRLMAYWRHAVVIISIIAAVITPTNDPLSMTVMALPMAFLYFLTIGVVKRMENSSAKRSQQGE, translated from the coding sequence ATGAATAGCAGCGCCACTGCAGAAAAAACGAAGCAGGTTCCAGAAACGGAAGAGAACGAGCTGGAAGACCGTCCGGCTGACCTGACCGAGCACCTGGAGGAGCTGCGCACACGCATTATTCGAGCGTTTTCCGGCATATTTATCGGATGGGTGGTAGGATATGTTTTGTTTCCTGTGGTGTACCATGTGATTGCCTCTCCTCTTCAGGAACCTCTGCGCGCGGTGCATGGACAGACCGTCTTCTTGCACTTTGCCGACCCCTTCTTTCTGCGCTTGAAGCTCTCGTTTGTGGTGGGGCTGATTTTTGCTGCGCCTTATGTAACCTACCAGATATGGGCGTTTGTGGCACCCGGACTGACCCGCAGTGAACGGCGTGTGGTCAAGATGTTCATCCCCTTTTCGGGGGTACTGTTTGCAATGGGTGTTGTGCTGGGATACCTGTTGTTGCCTGCTGCGATACGCTGGTTTCTCTCGTATCTGGAAGATTACGGCAACGCGACCCTGCTGCAGAACCCTCTCAGCTATGTGCTGCTGGCTGTGAAGATTTTACTGGCTTTCGGTCTCTCCTTCCAGCTGCCCATTGTGCTGATTATTCTCGCCAAGCTGGGGTTGGTCACCTCCAGGCGACTGATGGCTTACTGGCGTCACGCCGTCGTCATTATCTCCATCATCGCAGCCGTGATCACGCCGACGAACGACCCGCTGTCGATGACCGTGATGGCGTTGCCGATGGCGTTTCTGTATTTTCTCACCATTGGCGTGGTGAAACGCATGGAGAATAGCTCGGCGAAGCGAAGC
- a CDS encoding lipase, whose protein sequence is MSGLLGNDSLVLFQGDSITDAGRDKNDAASLGSGYAMMVASLFAAMYPHRPVRFVNRGISGNRVRDLLARWEQDCIALKPDWVSILIGINDMWRRYDSNDPTPVDRFEREYRELLRITRERTRARLILLEPFLIPVRREMEGWREDLDPKIQAVRRLAREFNALYIPLDGIFARVCALREPVFWAGDGVHPSAAGHALIARQWLQTVGEWTG, encoded by the coding sequence ATGTCAGGGCTTTTGGGAAACGACTCTCTGGTGCTGTTTCAAGGTGATAGCATCACCGATGCCGGGCGCGACAAGAACGATGCCGCCAGCTTGGGCTCGGGCTACGCCATGATGGTGGCGAGTTTGTTCGCTGCCATGTATCCACATCGTCCGGTACGATTTGTGAATCGTGGTATCAGCGGCAACCGCGTGCGCGATCTGCTGGCGCGGTGGGAACAGGATTGTATCGCCCTCAAACCCGACTGGGTGTCCATCCTGATAGGCATCAACGACATGTGGCGTCGTTACGATAGCAATGACCCTACGCCGGTAGACCGGTTCGAGCGCGAATATCGTGAACTGTTGCGCATCACCCGGGAGCGTACCCGCGCGCGACTCATTCTGCTGGAGCCGTTCCTGATCCCCGTGCGTCGGGAGATGGAAGGCTGGCGCGAGGACTTAGACCCCAAGATTCAGGCGGTGCGTCGGCTGGCGCGGGAGTTCAATGCACTGTATATTCCACTGGACGGCATCTTCGCCAGAGTTTGCGCTCTGCGAGAACCCGTTTTCTGGGCGGGTGACGGGGTGCATCCGTCCGCAGCGGGACATGCGCTCATCGCGCGACAGTGGCTACAAACAGTAGGTGAATGGACAGGGTGA
- the purL gene encoding phosphoribosylformylglycinamidine synthase subunit PurL → MIDPKVYREMGLNDQEYERILQLLGREPTYTELGMFAVMWSEHCGYKYSRPILRRFREYRKAVESGGLENAGVVDIGDGWGIVMKVESHNHPSAVEPFQGAATGVGGILRDIFTMGARPIAILDSLRFGPLDDARNRYLFTHVVGGISWYGNCVGVPTVAGEVYFHRCYSGNPLVNAMAVGIVRLDKIARARAEGVGNPVLYVGSSTGRDGIHGATFASEELSEDSEARRPNVQMGDPFAEKLLIEATLEALATGDIVGIQDMGAAGLTCSTSETAFKGGTGMEIDVLKVPRREEGMTPYEVMLSESQERMLCIVQKGREEAVASIFRKWGLNAVVIGHVTDDGILRVKEGDAVAAEFPAAFLTDACPTYTLKAEEPATIARLREFDPRQIPEPDDYNRVLLGLLASPSVASKRWVYEQYDHMVQTQTVYLPGGDAAVLRLRGTGGKGIALKIDGNGRYCYLDPFVGGMHTVAECARNISCTGAKPLAVTDCLNFANPERPEIFWQFERAVDGIATACEVLETPVISGNVSFYNETPDGAVFPTPTIGMVGLLEDVSLHCKAGFRQAGDRVVLLIPEGWRDPLQGLGGSEYLAVVHDIEAGAPPALDIEAEKRLQACVREAIAQRLLHSAHDCSDGGLAVAMAECCMMGDLGAQVALDTDERTDAALFGETASRIVVSLPAENLPRLQEIAKAYRISAAELGAVTSERALRIDVHGGTRIDLPLDALVDAYEGAIPRLLRAEGGA, encoded by the coding sequence ATGATAGACCCCAAAGTGTACCGCGAAATGGGCTTGAACGACCAGGAGTACGAACGCATCCTGCAGCTGCTTGGTCGGGAGCCGACATATACGGAACTGGGCATGTTCGCCGTGATGTGGTCGGAGCATTGCGGCTATAAATACTCGCGACCCATCCTGCGACGGTTTCGCGAATACCGCAAAGCGGTGGAGAGCGGAGGTCTGGAGAACGCAGGGGTAGTGGACATCGGCGATGGATGGGGCATCGTGATGAAGGTGGAGAGCCACAACCACCCCTCCGCGGTGGAACCGTTTCAGGGTGCGGCGACGGGTGTGGGTGGTATCCTGCGCGACATCTTCACCATGGGCGCGCGCCCCATTGCCATTCTGGACAGCCTGCGCTTCGGTCCCTTGGATGACGCCCGTAACCGCTATCTGTTCACGCATGTCGTCGGCGGTATCTCGTGGTACGGCAACTGCGTGGGCGTGCCGACGGTTGCAGGCGAGGTGTATTTCCACCGTTGCTATTCGGGTAACCCGCTGGTGAACGCAATGGCGGTGGGCATCGTGCGCCTGGATAAAATTGCCCGGGCGCGGGCGGAAGGCGTGGGCAACCCGGTGCTGTACGTCGGTTCCAGTACCGGGCGTGACGGCATCCACGGCGCCACCTTCGCCAGCGAGGAGTTGAGCGAAGACTCGGAAGCCAGACGCCCCAACGTGCAGATGGGCGATCCCTTTGCCGAGAAGCTGCTCATCGAAGCCACCCTTGAAGCGCTCGCCACGGGCGACATCGTGGGCATTCAGGACATGGGCGCGGCAGGACTTACCTGTTCCACCAGCGAGACCGCTTTCAAAGGCGGCACGGGCATGGAGATAGACGTGCTGAAAGTACCCCGTCGTGAGGAGGGTATGACACCTTATGAGGTGATGCTCTCCGAATCGCAGGAGCGCATGCTGTGCATCGTCCAGAAGGGGCGCGAGGAGGCGGTCGCCAGCATTTTCCGCAAGTGGGGACTGAACGCGGTGGTTATCGGGCACGTGACGGACGACGGCATCCTGCGCGTCAAAGAGGGTGACGCGGTTGCCGCCGAGTTCCCCGCCGCCTTCCTCACCGACGCCTGCCCAACCTACACGCTGAAAGCGGAGGAACCTGCCACCATCGCCCGCCTGCGTGAGTTTGACCCACGGCAGATTCCCGAACCCGATGACTATAACCGCGTGTTGCTGGGGCTTCTCGCCTCGCCTTCCGTTGCCAGCAAGCGGTGGGTGTACGAGCAGTACGACCATATGGTGCAGACTCAAACCGTTTACCTGCCCGGCGGCGACGCGGCGGTGCTGCGCTTGCGAGGCACAGGGGGCAAAGGGATCGCCCTGAAGATAGACGGCAACGGGCGATACTGCTACCTGGACCCCTTCGTGGGGGGAATGCATACCGTTGCCGAGTGCGCACGCAATATCTCCTGCACAGGCGCGAAACCGCTGGCGGTCACCGACTGCCTGAACTTCGCCAACCCCGAACGCCCCGAAATCTTCTGGCAGTTCGAGCGAGCAGTGGACGGCATCGCTACCGCCTGTGAGGTGCTGGAGACGCCCGTCATCTCGGGCAATGTGTCGTTCTACAACGAGACGCCCGACGGCGCGGTGTTTCCTACCCCCACGATCGGCATGGTGGGACTGCTGGAGGATGTGAGCCTGCACTGTAAGGCAGGCTTCCGGCAGGCGGGCGATAGAGTAGTGCTGTTGATACCCGAAGGCTGGCGCGACCCGTTGCAGGGGCTGGGCGGTAGCGAGTATCTGGCGGTTGTTCATGATATCGAAGCGGGCGCGCCTCCTGCACTGGACATCGAGGCGGAGAAGCGACTGCAAGCGTGCGTCCGTGAGGCGATTGCGCAACGACTGCTGCACAGTGCACACGATTGCTCCGACGGCGGTCTGGCGGTGGCGATGGCGGAATGCTGTATGATGGGCGATTTGGGCGCACAGGTTGCGCTGGATACCGACGAGCGTACCGATGCCGCGCTGTTCGGCGAGACCGCTTCGCGCATCGTAGTCTCCCTGCCTGCAGAAAACCTCCCACGCTTGCAGGAGATAGCGAAGGCATATCGCATTTCGGCTGCGGAGCTGGGCGCGGTCACATCCGAGAGGGCGCTGCGCATCGACGTTCATGGGGGCACGCGCATCGACTTGCCTCTGGACGCGCTGGTAGACGCCTACGAAGGGGCTATCCCACGGTTGCTGCGAGCGGAGGGAGGAGCTTAA
- a CDS encoding serine hydrolase, translating to MEREMEQKLAEKISTSSAEVGLAIRGVDFHWQVDIHGEKVFRSASVIKVPLLATLFWLNERGELDWREKIPLRDSDRTPGSGILRELHTGLELTLHDLAVLMIVLSDNTATNILIDHVGVQRVQEFLQRVGFHRTTLQRKMYDFAAAEQGRENLCCAAEIADLLKWAAQGEIRAVDGTLLVSPSGCEQMLHIMQEQFYRDQIPYLLPDEAKVANKTGEISGHHHDSAVIWTPAGCYTLVVLTRGFENRRIAARFISEVSLMVYEAVRHRHVTENPDL from the coding sequence ATGGAACGGGAAATGGAACAGAAACTCGCCGAGAAAATCAGCACTTCCTCAGCCGAGGTAGGATTGGCAATCCGGGGCGTCGACTTCCACTGGCAGGTAGACATTCACGGTGAGAAGGTGTTCCGTTCTGCTAGCGTCATCAAGGTACCCCTGCTTGCCACGCTTTTCTGGCTGAACGAGCGAGGCGAGCTGGACTGGCGGGAGAAGATCCCCCTGCGTGACAGCGACCGCACGCCCGGCTCCGGCATCCTGCGCGAACTGCACACCGGACTGGAGCTGACCCTGCACGACCTCGCCGTGCTGATGATTGTGCTGAGCGATAATACCGCCACCAATATTCTCATTGACCACGTGGGCGTGCAGAGAGTTCAGGAGTTTCTGCAGCGGGTGGGTTTTCATCGCACGACCCTGCAGCGCAAGATGTACGATTTCGCCGCCGCCGAACAGGGCAGGGAGAACCTCTGCTGCGCCGCCGAGATTGCCGACCTGTTGAAATGGGCAGCACAGGGCGAAATCCGCGCCGTCGACGGCACCCTGCTGGTCTCCCCATCCGGTTGCGAGCAAATGCTCCACATCATGCAGGAGCAGTTCTACCGTGACCAGATACCCTACCTGCTGCCCGATGAAGCGAAAGTGGCAAACAAAACGGGTGAAATCAGCGGACATCACCACGACTCGGCGGTCATCTGGACGCCTGCGGGATGCTATACGCTGGTGGTGCTCACACGCGGCTTCGAGAACCGCCGCATCGCCGCACGGTTTATCTCGGAGGTTTCGCTGATGGTGTACGAAGCCGTGCGACACCGCCACGTCACCGAGAACCCTGATTTGTGA
- a CDS encoding GNAT family N-acetyltransferase, whose translation MMAFWRRWMRRKQVVLSLGEGAELRQLTMQDASALFELTVRNKERLRRWMTWVDFVCSEDDTRGFIRESLRNFRSGRSLQMGIWLNGSLVGTIGLFRTASAEPEAEIGYWIDESAEGQGLVTRATRVLTQYAFEQWQVPTVRIRVEPENTRSRAIPERLGFRLRGEIEEDWADGSHRTLLVYVMHASDFRERSR comes from the coding sequence ATGATGGCTTTCTGGCGCCGGTGGATGAGGCGCAAGCAGGTAGTGCTTTCACTGGGTGAAGGCGCAGAGCTTCGTCAGCTCACTATGCAGGACGCTTCTGCACTGTTCGAACTCACCGTTCGCAACAAAGAACGGCTGCGCCGATGGATGACGTGGGTGGACTTCGTGTGCAGTGAAGACGACACGCGCGGCTTTATCCGGGAATCTCTACGCAATTTCCGCTCGGGACGCAGCTTGCAGATGGGGATATGGCTGAACGGCAGCCTGGTGGGCACTATCGGACTGTTTCGTACTGCCAGTGCAGAACCGGAGGCGGAAATCGGCTACTGGATCGATGAATCCGCAGAGGGACAGGGGCTGGTCACCCGCGCGACGCGGGTGTTGACCCAATATGCATTCGAGCAGTGGCAGGTGCCGACGGTGCGCATCCGCGTGGAGCCGGAAAATACCCGGAGCCGCGCCATCCCTGAAAGGCTGGGCTTCCGTCTGCGCGGGGAGATCGAGGAAGATTGGGCGGACGGTAGTCATCGTACCCTGCTGGTATATGTGATGCATGCCTCAGATTTTCGGGAAAGAAGCCGCTGA
- a CDS encoding nucleotidyltransferase, which produces MAISLAALPEVVQRIVAEIREHPKVIAIFLFGSWARGEQMPISDVDIAVLLDNPDKSDEADIGSMYSPTVDVVLFHRLPVRIQFQVLKEGKPLFVRDEQKVQEVTFRVMRQYHEMEWLYRRYFEEVLR; this is translated from the coding sequence GTGGCTATCAGCCTTGCAGCCTTGCCCGAAGTCGTCCAGCGCATCGTTGCGGAGATACGGGAACATCCGAAGGTGATAGCCATCTTCCTCTTCGGTTCGTGGGCGCGAGGCGAGCAGATGCCTATCTCCGACGTGGACATCGCCGTGCTGCTGGATAACCCCGACAAGAGCGATGAGGCGGATATCGGCAGCATGTATTCGCCGACGGTGGATGTGGTGCTGTTTCATCGCCTGCCTGTACGTATCCAGTTCCAGGTGCTGAAGGAGGGGAAACCTCTTTTCGTGCGTGATGAGCAGAAGGTGCAAGAGGTGACCTTCCGGGTAATGCGGCAGTACCATGAGATGGAGTGGCTCTATCGCAGGTATTTTGAGGAGGTTCTGCGGTGA
- a CDS encoding glycosyl hydrolase, producing MRRLGLWLWITLWVCTAAVAQQHNTLSPREQRFGWKLLFNGNDLSGWTVADAPDAWRVENETIYCTGRGGGYLYSNDQYKNFVLRLDFKMSPNANSGVFVRIWDRNDPVNTGMEIQILDSYGKPNPGKHDCGALYDIVAPLKNVARLAGEWNSLSICCRDSHLMAFMNGEKIVDVDLSRWTEAGKNPDGTPNKFKYAYKEMVKPGYIGLQNHGHEVWFRNIKIRPLY from the coding sequence ATGCGACGGCTAGGCTTGTGGCTCTGGATAACCCTGTGGGTGTGTACTGCGGCTGTCGCCCAGCAACACAACACCCTCTCCCCACGCGAGCAACGTTTCGGGTGGAAGCTGCTCTTCAACGGAAACGACCTCTCCGGCTGGACAGTTGCCGACGCTCCGGACGCATGGCGCGTGGAGAACGAAACTATCTACTGCACCGGCAGAGGAGGAGGTTATCTGTACTCCAACGACCAGTACAAGAACTTCGTGCTGCGCCTCGACTTCAAGATGTCGCCCAATGCCAATAGCGGCGTCTTCGTGCGCATCTGGGATCGCAACGACCCGGTGAATACGGGCATGGAAATCCAGATCCTGGATAGCTACGGCAAGCCGAACCCCGGTAAACACGATTGCGGTGCGCTGTACGACATTGTGGCTCCCCTGAAGAACGTCGCCCGTCTCGCGGGCGAGTGGAACAGTCTGAGCATCTGCTGTCGGGACAGCCACCTGATGGCGTTTATGAACGGAGAGAAAATCGTGGATGTGGACTTGAGTCGGTGGACGGAGGCTGGCAAAAATCCCGACGGTACGCCCAACAAGTTCAAATACGCCTATAAGGAGATGGTGAAACCGGGCTATATTGGGTTGCAGAATCACGGACACGAGGTGTGGTTCCGCAACATCAAGATACGACCGTTGTACTGA
- a CDS encoding tRNA (adenosine(37)-N6)-threonylcarbamoyltransferase complex dimerization subunit type 1 TsaB: MRLLALETTGDICSIAAVQKGKPVAVLTFAHEMQLSTRLIPFIDHVLHTAGWRSGEVDAFAVGLGPGSFTGTRVGVMTAKTFAQVHAKPIVGVCSLDVLAAEYTFIPHQVVCAVVPARKGEVYACVYEGGSDIPQPLSERAVYTPQNLHDILLPFIGGDVVLVGSVPVELQQALADYPVCLAPVEYPRAETLGRLAAMLLEQGRRDDPLTLVPMYLKPPAITMPKTT, translated from the coding sequence TTGCGTCTGCTGGCTTTAGAAACGACGGGTGACATCTGCAGTATCGCGGCGGTACAGAAGGGCAAACCGGTGGCGGTGCTTACCTTCGCACACGAGATGCAGCTCTCCACCCGCCTGATACCCTTCATCGACCACGTGTTGCATACGGCTGGATGGCGAAGCGGAGAGGTAGACGCCTTCGCGGTGGGATTGGGACCGGGCTCCTTCACCGGCACACGGGTGGGGGTGATGACCGCCAAGACCTTCGCGCAGGTGCACGCCAAGCCAATAGTGGGCGTGTGCAGTTTAGACGTTCTCGCGGCGGAGTATACTTTCATCCCTCACCAGGTGGTATGCGCAGTGGTGCCCGCTCGCAAGGGTGAGGTGTATGCCTGTGTGTATGAAGGGGGAAGCGATATACCCCAACCTCTCTCCGAACGGGCGGTGTATACCCCTCAGAATCTGCATGACATCCTGCTACCATTCATCGGGGGAGATGTGGTGCTGGTGGGGAGCGTACCGGTGGAACTGCAGCAGGCTCTGGCAGATTACCCCGTGTGCCTTGCGCCGGTAGAGTATCCCCGCGCGGAGACGCTGGGCAGACTAGCTGCCATGCTTCTAGAGCAAGGACGCCGCGATGACCCGCTGACCCTGGTGCCGATGTACCTGAAACCGCCTGCGATTACGATGCCCAAGACGACGTAG
- the sodB gene encoding superoxide dismutase [Fe], with protein sequence MEIVKIVAKPLPEKVYNTESVGISRKTHDEHYKLYQGYVNKANEIREKLAALDKDPAKANQTYSDIRVLKVEYTFALGGVKNHELYFDILGGKGGAPTGLVAEWINKHFGSYEAWAQDLKATGIAARGWVWLALDHDDGSLFNYIGDAQNTFPIWNATPILALDTYEHAYYYDFQTARAKYIDVFLQAIDWDAVNARLEQALKMYNAGR encoded by the coding sequence ATGGAGATCGTCAAAATCGTAGCGAAGCCGCTACCGGAGAAAGTGTACAACACCGAGAGCGTGGGGATTTCCCGCAAGACGCATGATGAACACTACAAGCTGTACCAGGGCTATGTGAATAAAGCGAACGAGATTCGAGAGAAGCTGGCTGCGCTGGACAAGGACCCTGCGAAGGCAAACCAGACCTACTCCGACATCCGTGTGCTGAAGGTAGAGTATACCTTTGCGCTGGGCGGAGTGAAGAACCACGAACTGTACTTCGACATCCTGGGTGGCAAGGGTGGTGCACCCACTGGTCTCGTGGCAGAGTGGATCAACAAGCACTTTGGCTCCTACGAGGCGTGGGCGCAGGACCTGAAGGCGACCGGTATCGCCGCGCGCGGCTGGGTGTGGCTCGCGCTGGACCACGACGACGGGAGCCTGTTTAACTATATCGGCGACGCGCAGAACACCTTCCCGATATGGAATGCCACACCGATCCTCGCGCTGGATACCTATGAGCACGCCTACTACTATGACTTCCAGACCGCCCGCGCCAAGTACATCGATGTCTTTTTGCAAGCCATCGACTGGGATGCCGTGAATGCACGGCTGGAGCAGGCGTTGAAGATGTATAACGCGGGGCGATAA
- a CDS encoding lactate dehydrogenase, protein MRLRIAIVNSSSFGKYFPEHIERLRALGEVTRFDFPVGIDGRSLAEALQGYNVLIASVKPYYNREFFEHKDHTLLIARHGIGVDNIHLPSASEKGVIVTKVTPWVEREAVAELAVTLLLDILRLTHEARQAVYANRWAERARFVGFEIKDKTVGIIGIGNIGSRVAEILRYGFGANTIAYDPYLTPDTIRSRAAEPVDLDDLLRRSDIISLNASLNEGNYHMLSDREFALMKQGVFLVNTARGELVDEDALVAAIESGKVAAIGMDVVEGEPIDGSHRLLKYPNVLVVPHIAAYTRESLRLMGEKVVQDVERIARDEMPEEVVAP, encoded by the coding sequence TTGAGGTTACGTATCGCTATCGTCAATTCCAGCAGCTTCGGCAAGTACTTCCCGGAGCACATCGAGCGGTTGAGAGCACTGGGAGAGGTGACCCGCTTCGACTTTCCAGTGGGCATCGACGGCAGGTCACTGGCGGAGGCTTTGCAGGGATACAATGTCCTCATCGCCAGCGTCAAGCCCTACTACAACCGTGAGTTCTTCGAACACAAAGACCACACTCTGCTCATCGCACGGCATGGCATTGGTGTAGACAACATCCACCTGCCCAGCGCGTCAGAGAAGGGTGTTATCGTGACCAAAGTGACCCCGTGGGTAGAGCGGGAGGCGGTGGCAGAGCTCGCGGTAACGTTGCTGCTGGACATCCTGCGCCTCACGCACGAGGCGAGACAGGCGGTTTACGCAAATCGCTGGGCAGAGCGGGCGCGGTTTGTGGGTTTTGAAATCAAAGACAAGACGGTGGGCATCATCGGCATCGGTAACATCGGCAGCCGCGTGGCGGAGATACTGCGCTACGGTTTCGGTGCGAACACCATCGCTTACGATCCCTACCTCACGCCCGACACCATCCGCAGTCGTGCCGCCGAGCCGGTGGATCTGGACGACTTGCTCAGGCGCTCCGATATCATCTCACTGAACGCCTCGCTCAACGAGGGCAACTACCACATGCTCTCCGACCGTGAATTCGCCCTGATGAAACAGGGGGTGTTTCTGGTAAACACCGCACGGGGCGAACTGGTGGACGAAGACGCACTGGTTGCCGCTATCGAATCGGGCAAGGTGGCGGCAATCGGCATGGACGTGGTGGAGGGCGAGCCGATAGACGGTAGTCACCGCCTGCTGAAGTATCCGAATGTGCTTGTCGTACCGCATATCGCCGCCTACACGCGCGAGTCGTTGCGCCTGATGGGCGAAAAAGTGGTACAAGATGTGGAGCGCATCGCCCGCGACGAGATGCCAGAGGAGGTAGTTGCTCCCTAA
- the purF gene encoding amidophosphoribosyltransferase, giving the protein MGAEGIPFDHPHEECGVFGIYAPGEDVARITFFGLYALQHRGQESAGIAVSNGDRVLVHKEMGLVSQVFDEETLGYLRGHIAIGHTRYSTTGSSVLRNAQPVICESPIGTLAVAHNGNLVNAAPLRLRLQEAGIHFHSTNDSEIIARLLATELAEFRDPAEAMRRVMQQISGAYSLVILTPRHLIAARDPYGVRPLCLGRINGHHIIASETCALNVVGADFVREIEPGEVLVMDESGLREEQAVPLQRHSLCMFEFIYFARPDSHIYNRTLHEVRRRMGQELAREHPAPGAQVVIPIPDTGIPAALGFSQASGIPYAEGLIKNRYIQRTFIQPDQRMRDLGVKIKLNPLREVIAGRKLVMVDDSIVRGTTTGKIVRMLFEAGAKEVHVRITSPPIRYPCFYGIDMATREELVAASHSVEEIRQMIGATSLGYLSIDGMLRAVRMKRHHYCLACFDGRYPIPVPRDVKLSKQLWEEEPAVCGSTEADKT; this is encoded by the coding sequence ATGGGCGCTGAAGGCATACCGTTTGACCATCCGCACGAGGAGTGCGGGGTGTTCGGCATTTACGCGCCGGGGGAGGACGTAGCGCGGATCACTTTCTTCGGGCTGTACGCGCTACAGCATCGCGGGCAGGAAAGCGCGGGCATTGCCGTCTCGAATGGTGATCGGGTGCTGGTGCACAAGGAAATGGGGCTGGTCTCGCAGGTGTTCGACGAGGAGACGCTGGGCTACCTGCGCGGGCACATTGCCATCGGGCACACCCGCTATTCTACTACCGGTTCCAGCGTGTTGCGTAACGCGCAGCCGGTGATTTGCGAATCACCCATCGGCACGCTGGCGGTAGCTCACAACGGCAACCTGGTCAACGCGGCACCTCTTCGCCTGCGCTTACAGGAGGCTGGGATTCATTTCCACAGCACCAACGACAGCGAAATCATCGCTCGCCTGCTGGCGACGGAGCTGGCGGAGTTTCGCGACCCCGCAGAAGCAATGCGCCGGGTGATGCAACAGATTTCGGGCGCATACAGCCTGGTCATCCTGACCCCCCGTCATCTGATCGCTGCTCGTGACCCCTACGGCGTACGACCACTTTGCCTTGGGCGTATTAATGGGCATCACATCATCGCTTCCGAGACCTGTGCGCTGAACGTGGTGGGGGCGGATTTCGTGCGCGAGATAGAACCGGGCGAGGTGCTGGTGATGGACGAAAGCGGCTTGCGCGAGGAACAGGCAGTACCCTTACAGCGGCATAGCCTGTGCATGTTTGAGTTCATCTACTTCGCCCGCCCTGACAGCCACATCTACAACCGTACCCTGCATGAGGTACGCCGGCGAATGGGACAGGAGCTGGCGCGAGAGCACCCTGCCCCAGGCGCGCAGGTGGTGATCCCCATCCCCGATACAGGCATTCCCGCCGCGCTGGGCTTCTCGCAGGCGAGCGGTATCCCCTACGCGGAAGGACTGATTAAAAACCGCTACATCCAGCGCACCTTCATCCAGCCCGACCAGCGGATGCGCGATCTGGGCGTCAAAATCAAGCTCAACCCACTGCGTGAGGTGATTGCCGGACGCAAGCTGGTGATGGTGGATGACAGCATCGTGCGCGGAACCACCACCGGCAAAATCGTGCGGATGCTTTTTGAGGCGGGCGCGAAAGAGGTACACGTGCGCATTACCTCGCCGCCTATTCGCTATCCTTGCTTCTACGGCATCGACATGGCGACACGTGAGGAGCTGGTCGCCGCCTCGCACAGTGTGGAGGAGATACGCCAGATGATTGGCGCCACTTCGCTGGGCTATCTCAGCATCGACGGCATGTTGCGTGCCGTGCGCATGAAGCGCCACCACTACTGCCTCGCCTGTTTCGACGGCAGGTATCCGATCCCCGTACCCCGCGACGTGAAACTGAGCAAGCAGCTGTGGGAAGAAGAGCCCGCTGTGTGTGGCAGCACGGAAGCGGATAAGACGTAG